The following are from one region of the Thermoproteus uzoniensis 768-20 genome:
- the acnA gene encoding aconitate hydratase AcnA — MPYTKAEAKLSVGARSYKFYRVKALEAEGYDVERLPYSIRVLLENVLRNFDGRDIGQEHLEALARWNPKNPEGEVALKVTRVVMQDYTGVPAVVDLATMRDIAVKSGADPKVVNPRVPVDLIVDHSVQVDYWASPQALSMNIRLEIERNRERYIFLKWAQNAFKNFRVFPPGTGIIHQVNLEYLAKVVWTEGDTAFFETLVGMDSHTTMINGLGVVGWGVGGVEAEAAMLGEPITIRVPRVVGVRMYGEPKPGVTATDIVLAVTEALRKVNVVDAFVEFFGEGVRKLSVPDRATIANMAPEYGSTVGLFPVDGNTLDYLAATGRPEDLVALVKRYYEEQGVFGGVEGAEYSQVVDFDLSAVEPSAAGPTLPWQRRSLADVPKSFVEFLAQRKKRDKRKAVEIEIGGRKVEFGDGDVAIAAITSCTNTSNPYLLVAAGLLAKKAVEAGLEVPPYVKTSFAPGSRAVEEILRRAGVLQYLEKLGFHVVAYGCTTCIGNSGPLPEPVSKAIREADIMAAAVLSGNRNFEGRVHPDIRAAYLASPPLVVAYALAGSVWKDLSKEPVGYGKGGKPVYLKDIWPAPEEVNEAVSKAMDPKVYVEKYSKIGELVPEWGELKAPSGDLYPWRPDDTYIQPSPLFEGKPISGDIINARPLLILGDSITTDHISPAGSIPKDSPAGKFLESMGVQPKDFNTFGARRGNWMVMVRGTFWSKGYTNKMGGGLEGGYTIKYPEGVKMTVFEAAEKYKQEGTPLVILAGKTYGAGSSRDWAAKGPKLLGIKAVIAESFERIHRSNLTMVGIVPIQLPQGVTVDSLKLDGSETIDVMGLEDLAPGKEVVVRIHRKDGRVDEIKARAAVYTWAEVEYIKHGGILPYVLKKLLQR; from the coding sequence ATGCCTTATACAAAGGCCGAGGCCAAGTTGTCGGTCGGCGCGAGGTCGTACAAGTTCTATAGAGTCAAGGCGCTGGAGGCCGAGGGCTACGACGTCGAGAGGCTCCCGTACAGCATAAGGGTCCTTTTGGAGAACGTGCTCCGCAACTTCGACGGGAGGGATATAGGGCAGGAACACCTCGAGGCGCTGGCCCGCTGGAATCCCAAGAACCCCGAGGGCGAGGTGGCGTTGAAGGTGACGAGAGTTGTGATGCAGGACTACACCGGCGTGCCGGCAGTGGTGGACCTCGCCACGATGAGGGACATAGCTGTCAAGTCCGGGGCCGATCCAAAGGTCGTCAACCCCCGCGTCCCCGTCGACTTGATCGTAGATCACTCGGTGCAAGTCGACTACTGGGCCTCCCCGCAAGCCCTCTCCATGAACATACGCCTAGAGATAGAGAGGAATAGGGAGAGGTATATCTTCCTCAAGTGGGCCCAAAACGCCTTCAAGAACTTCCGCGTCTTCCCGCCCGGCACCGGCATAATCCACCAGGTGAATCTGGAGTACCTCGCCAAGGTGGTCTGGACCGAGGGCGACACGGCCTTCTTCGAGACCTTGGTGGGGATGGACAGCCACACCACGATGATAAACGGGCTCGGCGTCGTGGGCTGGGGCGTCGGCGGGGTGGAGGCCGAGGCCGCCATGCTCGGAGAGCCGATAACCATAAGGGTGCCGAGAGTCGTCGGGGTCAGGATGTACGGCGAACCCAAGCCCGGCGTGACGGCCACCGACATAGTGCTCGCGGTGACAGAGGCCTTGAGGAAGGTGAACGTCGTGGACGCCTTCGTGGAGTTCTTCGGCGAGGGCGTGCGCAAGCTCTCCGTCCCCGATAGAGCCACCATAGCGAACATGGCGCCCGAGTACGGCTCCACGGTGGGTCTGTTCCCCGTGGACGGAAACACGCTGGACTACCTGGCGGCGACGGGCAGGCCGGAGGACCTCGTGGCCTTGGTGAAGAGGTACTACGAGGAGCAGGGAGTCTTCGGCGGAGTGGAGGGAGCCGAGTACAGCCAAGTCGTGGACTTCGACCTATCGGCGGTCGAGCCGTCGGCGGCCGGGCCGACCCTCCCGTGGCAGAGGAGGAGCCTCGCCGACGTGCCGAAGAGCTTCGTGGAGTTCCTCGCCCAGAGGAAGAAGAGGGATAAGAGGAAGGCGGTGGAGATAGAGATAGGCGGGAGGAAGGTGGAGTTCGGCGACGGCGACGTGGCCATAGCGGCCATAACCAGCTGCACCAACACCTCCAACCCCTATCTGCTCGTGGCGGCGGGCCTCCTGGCCAAAAAGGCCGTCGAGGCGGGCCTCGAGGTGCCTCCCTACGTCAAGACGAGCTTCGCTCCGGGCTCCCGCGCCGTCGAGGAGATCTTGAGGAGGGCGGGGGTGCTCCAGTACCTCGAGAAGCTGGGCTTCCACGTGGTGGCGTACGGCTGCACTACCTGTATAGGCAACTCCGGCCCGTTGCCCGAGCCCGTCTCCAAGGCCATTAGGGAGGCCGACATAATGGCGGCCGCGGTCCTTTCGGGCAACCGCAACTTCGAGGGGAGGGTGCACCCCGACATTAGGGCCGCCTACCTAGCCTCGCCTCCGCTCGTCGTCGCCTACGCGCTGGCGGGCTCCGTCTGGAAGGACCTCTCCAAGGAGCCTGTCGGGTACGGGAAGGGCGGAAAGCCCGTCTATCTGAAGGACATATGGCCCGCGCCGGAGGAGGTCAACGAGGCTGTGTCGAAGGCCATGGACCCGAAAGTGTACGTGGAGAAGTACTCGAAGATCGGCGAGCTCGTGCCCGAGTGGGGCGAGCTCAAGGCACCTTCAGGGGATCTCTACCCGTGGAGGCCCGACGACACCTACATACAGCCGTCGCCTCTCTTCGAGGGCAAGCCGATCTCCGGCGACATAATCAACGCCAGGCCTCTCCTGATACTGGGCGACAGCATAACCACCGACCACATATCGCCCGCGGGCTCGATCCCCAAGGACAGCCCGGCCGGCAAGTTCCTGGAGTCGATGGGGGTGCAACCTAAGGACTTCAACACCTTCGGCGCCAGGAGAGGCAACTGGATGGTGATGGTGAGGGGCACTTTCTGGAGCAAGGGCTACACCAACAAGATGGGCGGAGGCCTCGAGGGCGGCTACACCATAAAGTACCCGGAGGGCGTCAAGATGACGGTCTTCGAAGCCGCCGAGAAGTACAAGCAGGAGGGCACGCCGCTGGTGATACTGGCCGGCAAGACCTACGGCGCGGGCTCCAGCAGGGACTGGGCCGCCAAGGGGCCTAAGCTGTTGGGCATAAAGGCGGTGATAGCGGAGAGCTTCGAGAGGATACACCGCTCCAACCTCACCATGGTGGGGATAGTGCCGATACAGCTCCCGCAGGGCGTCACGGTCGACTCGTTGAAGCTCGACGGGTCCGAGACCATAGACGTGATGGGCCTCGAGGATCTGGCGCCCGGCAAGGAGGTGGTCGTGAGGATCCACAGAAAGGACGGGCGCGTCGACGAGATCAAGGCGAGAGCCGCCGTATACACTTGGGCCGAGGTGGAGTACATAAAACACGGCGGTATACTGCCCTACGTGCTCAAGAAGCTGTTGCAGAGGTGA
- a CDS encoding S1C family serine protease, protein MDFSSLVEKASRSVVGVVTKVSDVWGLEEGRSFGTAFSAGGGLFLTAFHVVAGADSVLLVTPEGEIAEARPIAGDPNDDLALLASDLSVPAIPLGSALRLKVGEPVLALGYPLAMLDRPTATFGIVSAVGRSLSVGDRVFEFLIQTDAAINPGNSGGPLINSDGEAVGVNSSIIAGAQGIGFAVPIDLAKVMIDIVKRYGRYVRPALGVYVAAVNKAMAAVYRLPTDKGLLVAAVQPGSYADEVGLRRGDIIIAVDGKPVENVFQLRLAVSEAFAEGRTPRLRIIRGGKRLDL, encoded by the coding sequence ATGGACTTCTCAAGCCTTGTGGAGAAGGCGTCTAGGTCGGTGGTCGGGGTAGTCACTAAGGTGTCCGACGTCTGGGGCCTGGAGGAGGGGCGGTCCTTCGGCACCGCCTTCTCGGCCGGCGGCGGCCTCTTCCTAACCGCCTTCCACGTAGTGGCCGGGGCCGACTCGGTCTTGTTGGTGACGCCCGAGGGCGAGATCGCTGAGGCGCGCCCAATCGCCGGAGATCCCAACGACGATTTGGCCCTCCTGGCGTCCGACCTCTCGGTGCCGGCGATCCCGCTCGGCTCGGCCTTGAGGCTCAAGGTCGGCGAGCCCGTCCTCGCCCTGGGCTATCCCCTGGCCATGTTGGATAGGCCCACGGCGACGTTCGGGATAGTCAGCGCCGTCGGGCGGAGCCTGAGCGTGGGCGATAGGGTCTTCGAGTTCTTGATACAGACAGACGCCGCTATAAACCCCGGCAACTCGGGCGGCCCCCTGATAAACTCGGACGGGGAGGCCGTCGGCGTCAACTCGTCCATCATAGCTGGGGCGCAGGGCATAGGCTTCGCGGTCCCCATAGATCTAGCCAAGGTCATGATAGACATAGTGAAGAGGTACGGGCGGTACGTGAGGCCGGCGCTCGGCGTCTACGTGGCCGCGGTGAACAAGGCGATGGCGGCCGTCTACAGGCTACCGACGGACAAAGGCCTCTTAGTGGCGGCGGTCCAGCCGGGCTCGTACGCCGACGAGGTTGGGCTGAGGCGCGGCGATATAATCATCGCAGTCGACGGCAAGCCCGTGGAGAACGTATTCCAGCTTAGGCTCGCGGTCTCCGAGGCCTTCGCGGAGGGCAGGACGCCGAGGCTGAGGATAATCAGAGGGGGGAAGCGCTTGGACCTCTAG
- a CDS encoding XdhC family protein encodes MSVCDVFKALDLAARRGEAAVVVKVFDGKRAYVDAVVDGRPLLGLAPDAVVQAVKGLRPGERAELRIGEMSVSAEALLVRPTIIVVGFGEVARRLSEIAAAAGYYVAAVGHEARGAFYRGDLPDLEKLVSEGSIVVVANEGGHPSDVDVVEAAIRRGAGYVALLASQRRAALVIKELERRGLSGEAVRSRLRSPAGLDIGAKTAGEIAVSILAEVVMYLRGGTGRPMREVKDPYRVVEEVAGEDLSRYRCEWRPPPTA; translated from the coding sequence ATGTCGGTCTGCGACGTCTTCAAGGCGCTCGACCTAGCGGCTAGGCGGGGCGAGGCGGCGGTCGTGGTCAAGGTCTTCGACGGCAAGAGGGCGTATGTGGACGCCGTCGTCGACGGGAGGCCTCTCCTGGGCCTCGCGCCCGACGCGGTGGTGCAGGCGGTCAAGGGGCTGAGGCCGGGCGAGAGGGCCGAGTTGAGGATCGGCGAGATGTCGGTCTCGGCCGAGGCCTTGTTGGTCAGGCCGACGATAATAGTCGTGGGCTTCGGCGAGGTGGCGCGCCGCTTGTCGGAGATAGCCGCCGCTGCCGGGTACTACGTGGCCGCCGTGGGCCACGAGGCGAGGGGCGCCTTCTACAGAGGCGATCTGCCCGACCTGGAGAAGCTGGTCTCGGAGGGCTCCATCGTCGTCGTGGCGAACGAGGGGGGCCACCCCAGCGACGTGGACGTGGTGGAGGCGGCTATCAGGCGGGGCGCAGGCTACGTGGCGCTTCTCGCCAGCCAGAGGAGGGCCGCTCTGGTCATCAAGGAGCTCGAGAGGAGGGGGCTCTCCGGAGAGGCCGTGAGGTCGAGGCTTAGGTCGCCCGCCGGCCTCGACATAGGGGCGAAGACGGCAGGCGAGATAGCGGTCAGCATATTGGCAGAGGTGGTGATGTACCTACGCGGAGGCACGGGGAGGCCCATGAGGGAGGTCAAGGACCCCTACAGAGTCGTGGAGGAGGTCGCTGGCGAGGACCTCTCGCGGTACAGATGCGAGTGGAGGCCCCCGCCGACAGCCTAG
- the glp gene encoding gephyrin-like molybdotransferase Glp — protein MSRGFKSLTPADKAVAEFLSKLSHKPPVVEVPLGEALGRYLARDIIADVDVPPFDRAAFDGYAVRSIDTLGATRTNPVVLKVVGRAGPGRPFEGVVREGEAVEIATGAPLPEGADAVVPYEEAAERGGAVEIYRPVPRYYYVSRRGEDLSKGELVLKAGTRLRPWDLGVLASLGMSRVPIYLVRAAVISTGDELVEVEEVSGGAPPPGKVVNSTRFALIGLFREAGADAEYLGLVPDDEEAIRRALERALSGFDIVATTGGASVGGPDATHKAVSSIADFYVRGIAVRPGRPNGAAVVGGKPVIVLSGFPVAAVVGFEIFARPAILKMVGGRPEPQPTVRGVLTRRITTPINVRTYARVRAYVKEGKVYVEPLAVTGSGVLSTLTRGNAILVVPENREGYDEGEEVEVQLIRELEAV, from the coding sequence GTGTCTCGGGGCTTCAAGAGCTTGACCCCGGCCGACAAGGCCGTCGCGGAGTTCTTGTCCAAGCTGTCCCACAAGCCTCCGGTTGTCGAGGTGCCGTTGGGGGAGGCCCTCGGCAGATATCTGGCTAGGGATATCATCGCCGACGTCGACGTTCCTCCGTTCGACCGCGCGGCCTTCGACGGATACGCCGTGAGGTCCATCGACACGCTCGGCGCCACGAGGACTAACCCCGTCGTCCTCAAGGTTGTCGGACGGGCAGGCCCCGGGAGGCCGTTCGAGGGCGTGGTGAGGGAGGGGGAGGCTGTGGAGATCGCGACGGGCGCCCCGTTGCCGGAGGGCGCGGACGCGGTGGTCCCCTACGAGGAGGCGGCCGAGAGGGGAGGGGCGGTGGAGATATACCGCCCGGTGCCCCGCTACTACTACGTATCGAGGAGGGGGGAGGACCTCTCAAAGGGCGAGCTGGTCCTCAAGGCGGGGACGAGGCTCCGGCCTTGGGACCTCGGCGTGCTCGCGTCGCTCGGCATGTCGCGGGTCCCTATCTACCTAGTCAGGGCGGCCGTGATATCGACGGGGGACGAGCTGGTAGAGGTCGAGGAGGTGTCCGGCGGCGCCCCGCCGCCCGGCAAAGTGGTGAACTCGACGAGGTTCGCCTTGATCGGCCTATTCCGCGAGGCGGGGGCCGACGCCGAGTATCTGGGCCTAGTCCCCGACGACGAGGAGGCCATAAGGAGGGCCTTGGAGAGGGCCCTCTCGGGCTTCGACATAGTGGCCACAACAGGCGGCGCCTCCGTCGGGGGGCCCGACGCGACCCACAAGGCGGTTTCCTCAATCGCCGACTTCTACGTGAGGGGGATAGCGGTCAGGCCCGGCAGGCCCAACGGGGCGGCCGTAGTCGGGGGCAAGCCGGTGATAGTGCTGTCTGGCTTCCCCGTCGCCGCCGTAGTGGGGTTCGAGATCTTCGCGAGGCCGGCTATCCTGAAGATGGTCGGCGGGAGGCCGGAGCCCCAGCCGACCGTGAGGGGGGTTCTGACCCGGCGTATAACAACCCCGATAAACGTGAGGACCTACGCCAGGGTGAGGGCGTACGTCAAGGAGGGCAAGGTGTACGTGGAGCCCCTCGCCGTGACGGGTAGCGGGGTCCTCTCCACGCTCACTAGGGGAAACGCCATCCTCGTCGTCCCCGAGAATAGAGAGGGCTACGACGAGGGGGAGGAGGTCGAGGTCCAGCTCATAAGAGAGCTGGAGGCTGTCTGA
- a CDS encoding 7-cyano-7-deazaguanine synthase: MCSIGGVLIFGDLDRERAAAIEAKLRAIAEAATERGRDSFGIAVLDRSGSYRVYKDRRPAPEALKDMPEMVGVDAVAAIFNNRAEPTTEHVERKTEDDIQPMLGERIAVTHNGTIANDVELERRYGLRRRSRIDTAVLPPLLEKVWDGSLEGLQRILRDEVVGSYALAVLDSARPGRLWLAANFRPLYYMWDRQLNALFFASSDAYLQGDVAPWDGNYVKRLEPYTVVEVGVDKTWRSASLWKADAEPGRRRRALVVASGGLDSTTAAAALLRQGYEVALLHFNYRHVAEDPERRAVREISKALGTPLIEVDMDFFKLAGRSPLLGEGEINRVDMGREGAEFAHEWVPARNFVFIALAVALAEAWGYDYVALGINMEEAGAYPDNEMELVRLLNQALPYATGPQRRVQLLMPVGGLVKHEIVRLGLEVGAPLHLTWSCYDKGPKHCGRCGPCYMRRLAFKINGVRDPVEYDLPPETEEEFWRGTRPYVWRPPERRG, encoded by the coding sequence ATGTGCTCGATCGGCGGCGTGTTGATCTTCGGGGATCTGGATCGGGAAAGGGCCGCCGCGATAGAGGCGAAGCTCAGGGCTATAGCCGAGGCGGCTACAGAGAGGGGCAGGGACAGCTTCGGCATCGCCGTTCTGGACAGATCGGGATCGTATAGGGTCTACAAGGACAGGAGGCCGGCGCCGGAGGCGCTCAAGGACATGCCCGAAATGGTCGGCGTGGACGCCGTCGCCGCTATCTTCAACAACAGGGCGGAGCCCACGACAGAGCATGTGGAGAGGAAGACCGAGGACGACATACAGCCCATGTTGGGCGAGAGGATCGCGGTCACTCACAACGGCACTATCGCCAACGACGTGGAGCTGGAGAGGAGGTATGGGCTGAGGCGGAGGTCCAGAATAGACACGGCGGTGTTGCCGCCGCTCCTCGAGAAGGTGTGGGACGGATCCCTCGAGGGGTTGCAGCGAATCTTGAGGGACGAGGTCGTGGGGAGCTACGCCCTCGCCGTGCTCGACTCGGCGAGGCCCGGCAGGCTCTGGCTCGCCGCCAACTTCCGCCCCCTCTACTATATGTGGGACCGGCAACTCAACGCCCTATTCTTCGCGAGCTCCGACGCGTATCTACAAGGCGACGTGGCGCCTTGGGACGGCAACTACGTCAAGAGGCTGGAGCCCTACACCGTTGTGGAGGTCGGCGTCGACAAGACCTGGAGATCGGCCAGTCTGTGGAAGGCCGACGCGGAGCCCGGCAGGCGGAGGAGGGCCCTCGTTGTGGCCAGCGGAGGGCTCGACTCCACGACGGCGGCGGCCGCCCTCTTGAGGCAGGGCTACGAGGTGGCGCTCCTCCACTTCAACTACAGACACGTGGCAGAGGATCCCGAGAGGAGGGCCGTGAGGGAGATATCGAAGGCTCTGGGGACGCCTCTCATAGAGGTCGACATGGACTTCTTCAAGCTGGCCGGCCGCTCCCCCCTCCTCGGCGAGGGCGAGATAAACAGAGTCGACATGGGGCGCGAGGGGGCGGAGTTCGCCCACGAGTGGGTCCCCGCGAGGAATTTCGTCTTCATAGCGCTCGCCGTCGCGTTGGCGGAGGCCTGGGGCTACGACTACGTGGCGTTGGGCATAAACATGGAGGAGGCCGGCGCGTATCCCGACAACGAGATGGAGCTCGTCCGCCTGCTGAACCAAGCGCTCCCCTATGCAACGGGCCCCCAGAGGAGGGTCCAGCTGTTGATGCCGGTGGGCGGCCTCGTCAAGCACGAGATAGTGAGGCTCGGGCTGGAGGTGGGCGCCCCGTTGCACCTCACCTGGAGCTGTTACGACAAGGGGCCCAAACACTGCGGCCGTTGCGGCCCCTGCTATATGAGGCGCCTCGCCTTCAAGATAAACGGCGTGAGGGACCCCGTCGAGTACGACCTGCCGCCCGAGACCGAGGAGGAGTTCTGGCGCGGGACGAGGCCCTACGTCTGGCGTCCGCCCGAGAGGAGAGGCTAG
- the rnhA gene encoding ribonuclease HI, which produces MRCAVYFDGACEPVNPGGLGTYGYVIYDEGGRRLDRGYGVACHGDGCTNNVAEYVALREALRRAKELGCDEVEIRGDSQLVVRQIKGEWAVNSLKLMELKDEVEALLAGFARWSVEWVPREANKEADGLSQIAYEVYAAQYGYGGGDGWIQTLIGEVRRAAEAEGLRPEEAARILAALLKKYRLGELRELAEG; this is translated from the coding sequence GTGAGATGCGCCGTGTATTTCGACGGGGCGTGCGAGCCAGTCAATCCCGGCGGGCTGGGCACATACGGCTACGTGATCTACGACGAGGGCGGCAGAAGGCTGGATAGGGGCTACGGCGTGGCTTGCCACGGCGACGGATGCACCAACAACGTGGCGGAGTACGTCGCCCTGCGCGAGGCGTTGAGGCGGGCCAAGGAGCTGGGATGCGACGAGGTGGAGATACGGGGCGATAGCCAGCTCGTGGTTAGGCAGATCAAGGGGGAATGGGCGGTAAACTCCCTCAAACTTATGGAGCTGAAGGACGAAGTCGAGGCGCTCCTCGCCGGCTTCGCCCGGTGGAGCGTGGAGTGGGTGCCCCGCGAGGCGAACAAGGAGGCCGACGGGCTCTCCCAGATAGCCTACGAGGTCTACGCAGCGCAGTACGGCTACGGCGGAGGCGACGGCTGGATCCAGACTCTCATAGGCGAGGTTAGGAGGGCCGCGGAGGCCGAGGGGCTGAGGCCTGAGGAGGCCGCGAGGATACTCGCGGCTCTGCTCAAGAAGTACAGGCTGGGCGAGTTGAGGGAGTTGGCCGAGGGCTAG
- a CDS encoding zinc ribbon domain-containing protein encodes MKVRCPYCGAEYEAPEGAQYLVCPYCGTVLRQGQVYEKVYVFKASLDKTDAFKRALSLRPWASPEDLASSASLTSAELHFLPLYLYYVYFEPLKELATYATALAVEKPPFYVPRDYRFPARWRIPFKPSLERTAVFHQPQLDPETAWAAASKPYEKEARSYAAAFKKPISDKTTFEGIVYYPFWRLRYAYGGKEYEAVVDAAEGDVVYMEYPVSRTGRGTSAAIALSIVLGAALLGLFGAAVSPAAFVAVHNQRLLETVALAGLAGGGVAGLISASKLLAFTVERKAIYRSDRDVELV; translated from the coding sequence ATGAAGGTCCGTTGTCCCTACTGCGGGGCCGAGTACGAGGCGCCGGAAGGCGCGCAGTATCTGGTCTGCCCCTACTGCGGCACCGTCCTCAGACAAGGGCAGGTCTACGAGAAAGTCTACGTATTCAAGGCATCTCTGGACAAAACCGACGCGTTTAAGAGAGCGCTTTCGCTAAGGCCTTGGGCCTCTCCGGAGGATCTGGCCTCGTCGGCGTCGTTGACGTCGGCGGAGCTCCACTTCCTTCCGCTCTATCTCTACTATGTCTATTTTGAGCCTCTGAAGGAGCTGGCCACGTACGCGACTGCGCTTGCGGTGGAGAAGCCGCCGTTTTACGTCCCGAGAGATTACAGATTTCCGGCGCGGTGGAGAATTCCCTTTAAGCCTTCGCTGGAGAGAACCGCCGTATTCCACCAGCCCCAGCTAGATCCCGAGACGGCTTGGGCCGCAGCCTCAAAGCCCTACGAGAAAGAGGCCCGGAGCTACGCCGCGGCGTTTAAGAAGCCCATAAGCGACAAGACGACGTTCGAGGGAATAGTCTACTACCCCTTCTGGAGGCTCCGCTACGCCTACGGCGGAAAGGAGTACGAGGCCGTCGTCGACGCGGCGGAGGGGGACGTCGTCTATATGGAGTATCCCGTCTCGCGCACCGGCAGGGGGACCTCGGCGGCCATTGCGCTGTCGATTGTGTTGGGGGCCGCCTTGCTCGGGCTGTTCGGAGCCGCCGTGAGCCCGGCGGCCTTTGTGGCAGTCCACAACCAACGTTTACTGGAGACTGTGGCGCTGGCGGGCCTAGCCGGAGGGGGCGTCGCCGGCTTGATAAGCGCGTCTAAACTACTCGCCTTCACCGTGGAGAGGAAGGCTATATACAGGTCCGACAGAGACGTCGAGCTCGTGTAG
- a CDS encoding SPFH domain-containing protein, translating into MPQVIQWVNPKEDEIIWRYPVDRIEWGAQLVVEEWQAAVFFRDGKVYDVFRAGRHTLTTMNLPLLTAALSRIAGFEKSPFVATVIYVSLKQYKLPFGGRGQTVELAPIQFYGSAWFRVADPALFVTQVVGGQGVYTTEDLQQFLRGYFNESLMAELSKQSIFTIYQSLEQASFVLKNALDPYFKRLGLELIDLRFEGLDVTDPIWRDRLFYIRAAGVSAADYLRMEAVEKAAAELGKSPGAAVGAGIAIIPPLFGPIAGGGGAAGGAPAGGGGAGGGAGGGSGGGGQPPSTIVSTQLAQQQQGVVCPRCGFVNPPGAKFCMNCGAQLPQEKICPKCGFRNPPNAKFCMNCGTPLP; encoded by the coding sequence ATGCCGCAGGTCATACAGTGGGTTAACCCCAAGGAGGACGAGATAATCTGGCGGTACCCCGTCGACAGGATCGAGTGGGGCGCCCAGCTGGTCGTGGAGGAGTGGCAGGCGGCCGTCTTCTTCAGAGACGGGAAGGTATACGACGTGTTCCGCGCCGGACGCCACACGTTAACCACCATGAATCTGCCCCTGCTCACCGCCGCGTTGAGCAGAATAGCGGGCTTCGAGAAGTCGCCGTTCGTCGCCACGGTCATATACGTCTCGCTTAAGCAGTACAAGCTCCCGTTCGGCGGCAGGGGGCAGACCGTGGAGCTCGCGCCGATACAGTTCTACGGCTCTGCCTGGTTCCGCGTCGCCGATCCGGCCCTCTTCGTGACCCAGGTGGTGGGGGGACAGGGCGTGTACACTACGGAGGACCTCCAGCAGTTCCTCAGAGGCTACTTCAACGAGTCGCTTATGGCCGAGCTCTCCAAACAGTCCATCTTCACAATATACCAATCGCTGGAGCAGGCGTCCTTCGTCCTCAAGAACGCGCTCGATCCCTATTTCAAGAGGCTGGGTCTGGAGCTGATAGACTTGAGGTTCGAGGGGCTGGACGTCACGGACCCCATATGGCGCGACAGGCTGTTCTACATAAGGGCGGCCGGCGTCAGCGCGGCCGACTACCTGCGCATGGAGGCGGTCGAAAAGGCGGCGGCGGAGCTGGGCAAAAGCCCTGGAGCCGCCGTGGGGGCGGGCATAGCCATAATCCCGCCGCTGTTCGGCCCGATTGCGGGAGGCGGAGGGGCCGCCGGAGGCGCGCCTGCCGGAGGAGGCGGGGCGGGCGGAGGGGCTGGAGGAGGGAGCGGCGGGGGCGGCCAGCCCCCCTCCACCATAGTGTCGACTCAGCTGGCCCAGCAACAGCAAGGCGTGGTCTGCCCGAGATGCGGCTTCGTGAATCCTCCCGGGGCTAAGTTCTGCATGAACTGCGGCGCGCAGTTGCCTCAGGAGAAGATATGCCCCAAGTGCGGGTTCAGGAACCCGCCGAACGCCAAGTTCTGCATGAACTGCGGGACTCCTCTGCCATGA
- a CDS encoding homoserine kinase has translation MYIGRAPSTSANLGSGFDVVAVAHDAYFAEAYVSVGSGCGVHVKFKGFDPGPDNTVVRAFDKLFAYLGVCRGVEVEVVNKIPIARGLGSSGASAVAALSAFVREAGLEVDPRVVVEAAGHGEAAAAGSPHFDNAAGAALGGAVVITSLSPLDLVRFSPRLTFVVGVPEVPPMPNKTKAMREVLPKSVEFLTYVRQISRVAALVAGLAKSDPGLVARGMQDEVVEAARAPLVPGYGRARKYALEAGALAVALSGAGPSVIALVDDKNADAVKDAVLRAYAEEGLKAEAKVASIAEGALGQA, from the coding sequence ATGTATATAGGGAGGGCCCCCTCCACTAGCGCCAATTTGGGGTCCGGCTTCGACGTAGTGGCTGTGGCCCACGACGCCTACTTCGCCGAGGCCTACGTATCTGTGGGCTCGGGCTGCGGCGTGCACGTGAAGTTCAAGGGCTTCGACCCGGGGCCCGACAACACCGTCGTGAGGGCCTTCGACAAGCTCTTCGCATACCTGGGCGTCTGTAGAGGCGTCGAGGTCGAGGTGGTCAACAAAATACCCATAGCCAGAGGGCTCGGCAGTAGCGGGGCCTCGGCCGTGGCGGCGCTCTCGGCCTTCGTGAGGGAGGCCGGGCTCGAGGTGGATCCCAGGGTCGTTGTCGAGGCGGCGGGCCACGGCGAGGCGGCGGCGGCCGGGAGCCCCCATTTCGACAACGCCGCGGGGGCCGCGTTGGGAGGGGCCGTGGTGATAACCTCCCTCTCGCCTCTAGATCTCGTGAGGTTCAGCCCGCGGCTGACCTTCGTGGTGGGGGTCCCCGAAGTCCCGCCTATGCCCAACAAGACTAAGGCCATGCGGGAGGTGTTGCCCAAGAGCGTAGAGTTCCTGACCTACGTGCGGCAGATCTCCAGAGTGGCGGCCCTGGTGGCCGGCCTCGCCAAGTCGGATCCCGGGCTGGTGGCCAGGGGCATGCAGGACGAGGTGGTCGAGGCGGCGCGGGCGCCTCTCGTGCCGGGCTACGGCAGGGCGAGGAAGTACGCCTTGGAGGCCGGCGCTCTGGCCGTCGCGCTGTCGGGGGCGGGGCCCTCGGTCATAGCGCTGGTTGACGACAAGAACGCAGACGCCGTCAAGGACGCTGTCCTGAGGGCCTACGCCGAGGAGGGGCTTAAGGCCGAGGCCAAGGTGGCCTCTATAGCGGAGGGCGCGTTGGGCCAGGCCTAG